One Panthera leo isolate Ple1 chromosome Y unlocalized genomic scaffold, P.leo_Ple1_pat1.1 chrY_random_Un_scaffold_79, whole genome shotgun sequence DNA window includes the following coding sequences:
- the LOC122212829 gene encoding testis-specific Y-encoded protein 1-like, protein MVLRPRLPPPAAVSCPCPEAALATLGPGPSVMASVSRSGQSGDSRRPWALIVPDAKGGESRPRGNAGALEGVGWPQSPGSGAASAHPVQETQAGCEIQVASPAEELVLILDDGMVAAEVVIGEEEEDGEATKDEVAGEENSEEAKPEAEDMHEEEEEVEVERQQQEEFQEQEEKREADAEAEEGPQLSQPLQQQEPALRPASAQDPLAALERLQLEISAGNAQDSRALWRLKRRILRRQISYLDHRRAIIKHIPGFWAQAILNHPQLSAMIGAQDKDVLSYVVDLEVEEVGHPKYRCRVMFFFGANPYFRNPVIIKEYQLSFAGYRTSRSTPVQWFWDYERGAPSRRHDPTSLNLFNWLCEHSCPGANRIAEIIIEDLWPNPLQYYLREEGTRRQ, encoded by the exons ATGGTCTTGCGGCCAAGGCTCCCCCCACCTGCTGCCGTTTCCTGTCCTTGTCCTGAGGCTGCCCTAGCTACACTGGGGCCGGGGCCGAGCGTCATGGCCAGCGTGTCGCGGTCCGGACAAAGCGGAGATTCCCGCCGACCCTGGGCCCTGATCGTCCCGGATGCGAAAGGTGGAGAGTCCCGGCCCCGCGGGAATGCAGGGGCGCTGGAGGGCGTGGGCTGGCCGCAGTCCCCAGGTTCAGGGGCGGCAAGCGCCCATCCTGTGCAGGAAACCCAGGCCGGGTGTGAGATACAGGTGGCAAGCCCAGCGGAGGAATTGGTGCTGATATTGGATGACGGAATGGTGGCGGCTGAGGTGGTGatcggggaggaggaagaggacggcGAGGCGACCAAGGATGaggtggctggagaggagaaTTCTGAGGAAGCCAAGCCAGAAGCAGAGGACAtgcacgaggaggaggaggaggtggaagttgagagacagcagcaggaggagtTTCAGGAGCAAGAGGAGAAGCGCGAGGCAGATGCAGAGGCGGAGGAGGGGCCCCAGCTCTCACAGCCGCTGCAGCAGCAAGAGCCAGCGCTGCGTCCTGCCTCAGCCCAGGACCCGCTGGCAGCACTGGAGCGTCTTCAGCTGGAGATCAGCGCTGGGAATGCCCAGGATTCCAGGGCCTTATGGCGGCTGAAGCGCAGGATTCTTCGGAGGCAGATTTCTTACCTGGATCACAGAAGGGCCATCATCAAGCACATCCCTGGATTCTGGGCCCAGGCG ATTCTGAATCACCCCCAGTTGTCGGCCATGATCGGTGCCCAGGACAAAGACGTGCTCAGCTACGTGGTCGACTTGGAG GTGGAAGAAGTGGGCCATCCCAAGTACCGCTGCAGAGTGATGTTTTTCTTTGGGGCCAACCCGTACTTCCGGAACCCAGTGATCATTAAGGAGTATCAGCTGAGCTTTGCTG GCTACAGGACATCGCGTTCCACTCCAGTCCAGTGGTTCTGGGATTATGAACGTGGAGCTCCCAGTCGCAGGCATGACCCCACCAGCCTTAACTTGTTCAACTGGCTGTGTGAGCACAGCTGCCCAGGGGCGAACAGGATTGCCGAG ATCATCATCGAGGACCTGTGGCCCAATCCCCTGCAGTACtacctgagggaggaagggaccagAAGACAGTGA